A single region of the Enterococcus mundtii genome encodes:
- the secE gene encoding preprotein translocase subunit SecE, whose amino-acid sequence MKFLKSVKDEMKQVTWSSKKQLRKDTLVVIETSIIFGLMFFVMDTAIQSLFAWILQ is encoded by the coding sequence ATGAAATTTCTTAAAAGTGTAAAAGATGAAATGAAACAAGTGACTTGGTCAAGTAAAAAACAATTACGTAAAGATACACTAGTCGTTATCGAAACGTCGATCATCTTCGGACTAATGTTTTTCGTGATGGATACAGCGATCCAAAGTCTGTTTGCATGGATCTTGCAATAA
- a CDS encoding diacylglycerol/lipid kinase family protein, with product MNFHYHLLINQAAGSGNGKKTADKILPILDQKKLSYTVHYSEYKGHDALIAEHLAEDTLIEWEEDIDADTIGWYPLLIVIGGDGTLHQVLNTFHHLCVSFPVGFIPAGSGNDFARGIGLSRDPEKALETILATKEPQKINVLHYEEKVNDREGLALNNFGIGLDAAIVHTTNHSNAKKRLNKYNLGSLSYIFSLLYALFSQKGFPILVDIGGKRVNFKKAFLCTATNHPYFGGGVSIVPTADVTKPTIDFVVVERVNLFKIAWLLLLLLQKKQMHSKYFHHYTTSKLRIVSTIPQYGQEDGEDLEKQSFDLQLTNKTQLLWCEKIVMREEQSASLSVEVLQMEHLPFQ from the coding sequence ATGAATTTTCATTATCACCTATTAATCAACCAAGCTGCTGGTAGCGGAAACGGAAAGAAAACAGCGGATAAGATTTTACCAATTTTGGATCAAAAGAAACTTTCCTATACGGTTCACTATAGTGAATATAAAGGGCACGATGCCCTTATAGCGGAACATTTAGCCGAAGATACCCTCATTGAATGGGAAGAGGATATCGATGCTGATACTATCGGATGGTACCCACTTCTCATCGTCATTGGAGGAGATGGTACGCTTCATCAAGTCCTGAATACGTTTCATCATTTATGTGTATCTTTTCCTGTCGGCTTCATACCAGCCGGCTCAGGCAATGACTTTGCTCGTGGAATTGGGTTAAGTAGAGATCCAGAAAAAGCTTTAGAAACGATTTTAGCAACCAAAGAACCACAAAAAATAAATGTGTTGCATTATGAAGAAAAAGTAAACGATCGCGAAGGGCTGGCACTCAATAATTTCGGGATTGGTTTAGATGCAGCAATCGTTCATACTACGAATCATTCCAATGCAAAAAAACGATTGAATAAGTATAATTTAGGCTCGCTTTCTTATATTTTTTCTTTACTATATGCTCTTTTCTCACAAAAAGGCTTTCCGATTCTTGTAGATATTGGTGGGAAACGTGTGAATTTTAAAAAAGCCTTTCTATGTACGGCAACTAATCATCCTTATTTTGGTGGAGGAGTATCGATTGTTCCTACTGCAGATGTGACCAAGCCAACTATCGACTTCGTGGTTGTTGAACGAGTAAATCTATTTAAAATCGCTTGGTTGCTTCTTTTATTATTACAGAAGAAACAAATGCACTCGAAGTATTTCCATCACTATACAACAAGCAAACTTCGAATTGTTTCTACTATTCCCCAATATGGTCAAGAAGATGGGGAAGATTTAGAAAAACAATCGTTTGATTTACAACTAACAAATAAAACACAGTTATTGTGGTGTGAAAAAATAGTAATGAGGGAGGAACAGTCAGCCTCTTTATCTGTGGAAGTTCTTCAGATGGAGCATCTACCTTTCCAATGA
- a CDS encoding histidine phosphatase family protein translates to MELYFTRHGKTEWNLERRFQGSQGDSPLLPQSYEEIKTFGQMVKSVPFEAIYCSTAKRARDTAKGINQELDHPTEIIYTDKLRELGLGKLEGQSIEEMYKKFPENLPNLRNHLDKYDPTPFEGEPITEAITRIEAVVADAVCQHQGPILFVGHGASLTAAIQWMTGKELGQLREMGGLFNSSLTILETGEPNNLLPYDLKVWNQVDFLGNGQPEPLL, encoded by the coding sequence ATGGAACTATACTTTACAAGACATGGTAAAACGGAATGGAATCTTGAAAGACGCTTTCAAGGAAGCCAAGGAGACTCACCGTTGTTACCTCAAAGCTATGAGGAGATCAAGACATTCGGCCAAATGGTCAAGTCTGTTCCTTTTGAAGCTATTTATTGCAGTACGGCAAAACGTGCAAGAGATACAGCAAAAGGGATCAATCAAGAATTGGACCATCCGACAGAAATCATTTATACAGATAAATTAAGAGAATTAGGTTTAGGAAAACTGGAAGGACAGTCGATCGAAGAGATGTACAAAAAATTTCCAGAGAACTTACCTAATTTACGAAATCATTTAGATAAATATGATCCAACACCTTTTGAAGGAGAGCCGATCACCGAAGCAATCACGCGGATCGAAGCCGTTGTTGCGGATGCAGTCTGTCAACATCAAGGGCCTATTCTATTTGTAGGGCATGGTGCCTCTTTAACTGCTGCGATCCAGTGGATGACTGGTAAAGAATTAGGTCAGTTACGAGAAATGGGCGGTTTATTCAATAGTAGCTTGACGATTTTAGAAACAGGAGAACCAAACAATCTGTTACCATATGACCTTAAAGTATGGAATCAGGTGGATTTTTTAGGTAATGGACAGCCAGAGCCTTTACTATAA
- the cbpA gene encoding cyclic di-AMP binding protein CbpA translates to MLLKTLVYKKKDLTTVSETSNLEEALEILETSGYRCVPILDTSGNIFRGNIYKMHIYRHKANGGDMTLPVTHLLKNATKFIYLDTSFFKVFFTIKELPYIAVLDSQNHFYGILTHSTLLGMLSQSWSVEQGSYVLTIASTGKQGDLAAISKIIAKYSSIASCITLDIEKDEYIRRTLITLPAHTEKSVCDSIVNHLEKKNYKVIEIENLQDTDK, encoded by the coding sequence ATGCTATTAAAAACTCTTGTTTACAAGAAAAAAGATTTGACTACCGTCTCTGAGACAAGCAACTTGGAAGAAGCACTAGAAATTTTAGAAACATCCGGTTACCGTTGTGTACCGATTCTTGATACTTCCGGAAATATTTTCCGTGGGAATATTTATAAAATGCACATCTATCGTCACAAAGCAAATGGCGGCGATATGACTTTACCAGTCACTCATCTATTGAAAAACGCAACAAAATTCATTTATTTAGATACTTCTTTCTTTAAAGTATTCTTTACGATCAAAGAGCTTCCATACATTGCTGTACTTGATAGCCAAAACCATTTCTATGGGATTTTGACACACAGTACCTTACTTGGTATGTTGTCTCAGTCTTGGAGCGTAGAACAAGGAAGCTACGTCTTGACGATTGCTTCGACAGGTAAACAAGGTGACTTAGCGGCGATTTCAAAAATCATCGCAAAATATAGTAGCATTGCTAGTTGTATCACTTTGGATATCGAAAAAGATGAATACATCCGTCGTACCTTGATCACTCTACCAGCTCATACAGAAAAAAGTGTCTGTGATTCGATCGTCAATCACTTAGAAAAGAAAAATTACAAAGTGATCGAAATTGAAAATTTACAAGATACTGATAAATAA
- a CDS encoding QueT transporter family protein, translated as MERTKSRQRLMVVVINGLIMALYLALTILVAPVSSGPIQFRISESLNHLVVFNRKLLWGVLGGVIVYNAIYGFGVMDVIFGGGQTLLALGLTALIQNKVKNVKVRLALNTAFFTISMFMIAYMLVPTGGQAFWTTYGTLALSEFIVMAVSAPLMYYLDQAVKFNDRV; from the coding sequence ATGGAGAGAACAAAGAGTAGGCAACGACTGATGGTAGTCGTTATTAATGGGTTGATCATGGCCTTATATCTAGCGTTAACGATTTTGGTAGCACCTGTGTCTTCGGGGCCAATCCAATTTCGTATTTCAGAAAGTTTGAATCATTTAGTTGTATTCAATCGAAAATTATTATGGGGTGTCTTAGGTGGCGTGATTGTTTATAATGCCATTTATGGTTTTGGTGTCATGGATGTGATTTTCGGTGGTGGTCAAACACTACTTGCATTAGGACTAACGGCACTTATCCAAAATAAAGTGAAAAATGTCAAAGTGCGCTTAGCATTAAATACAGCGTTCTTTACAATCAGTATGTTTATGATTGCTTATATGTTAGTACCAACTGGCGGTCAAGCGTTTTGGACAACGTATGGTACACTTGCGTTAAGTGAATTTATCGTGATGGCTGTTTCTGCGCCATTGATGTATTATCTAGACCAAGCAGTGAAATTCAACGATCGTGTATGA
- the rpmG gene encoding 50S ribosomal protein L33, whose product MAKKKAALACSVCGSRNYTKSISEGKSGERLEINKFCKYCNQYTLHKETK is encoded by the coding sequence ATGGCAAAGAAAAAAGCGGCATTAGCATGTTCCGTTTGTGGTTCTCGAAACTATACTAAGTCGATTAGTGAAGGAAAAAGCGGCGAGCGTTTGGAAATCAACAAATTTTGTAAATATTGTAATCAATACACATTACATAAAGAGACAAAATAA